The segment TCTGCTGTCGGGTCAACTGAACTTGCCTTGAAGAGGATTTGATCACCAGAATCTGGCTCGTAATCCAGGATGAGAAATGCCAGAATTAAGCGATCGGTTTCGCTTTGATGAATGGAATGGAAGACTCTTTGACGCTCACAGTTTTGATAAGTACCACCGTTGGTGTTGGCATCGGCGCTCAGGTCATCGCTCGATATTTACAGATTCCTAGTATTGTCTTCCTCCTGCTATTGGGTTTGGCTCTAGGATCGAGTGGACTCCGTTGGATCGACCCGTCTCTTTTAGGCAGTGGGTTGGAAGTCATTGTCTCTCTGTCGATCGCGATTATTTTATTTGAGGGAGGTTTGAGCTTACAGATTCGTGATCTGAGAAGCGTTTCGATCAGCCTTCGCAATCTGATTACGATCGGGGTCGCCATTACACTGGTTGGCGGTGCCATTGCAGCTCATACCTGGCTCGATTTTCCCTGGTCGATCGCCTTCCTCTATGCGTCTTTAGTCGTCGTCACAGGTCCAACGGTCGTGACTCCACTCTTAAAGCTTGTGGGAGTAGAGCGACGAGTCGCAACGCTATTAGAAGGAGAAGGAATTCTAATTGATCCGATCGGTGCAATTCTTGCGGTGATCACGCTCAATATTGTGTTGAGTGGCAAGGCAGTTCCGCTCGTTTTAAGTAACACAGCAATCCCACTTCTAATTTTGAAAGGATTGCTCCTGCGCTTAGGAATCGGAGTCGCGATCGGATTGATTTTTGGGAGCTTGCTGAGCTTGCTTCTCAAACAGTCTAAGATTCTTCCGCAAGAACTCAAGAATCTGATTGTATTAGCAGTAGTGTGGGGATCGTTTAGCCTAGCGCAAGCGTTACGCAGTGAGTCGGGGTTGCTGGCTGTTGTGATCATTGGCATCGTTCTACGCGCCGCTGCTACACCTGATGAGCGGTTGCTGAGGCAATTTAATGAGCAGCTCGGAATTTTGACAAACTCAGTGCTATTTATTCTGCTTGCTGCTGATTTATCGATCGAGCAGCTTTTCGATTTAGGGCAAGAAGGGGTAATCGTAGTTTTGGCATTAATGCTGATTGTTCGTCCTATCAATGTTCTAATCTCGACTTGGAATCGCGGCTTTAGCTGGCAACAGCAGTTCTTTTTGTCCTGGGTTGCGCCGCGTGGCATCGTAGCAGCATCAATGGCATCGTTATTTGCCATTTCTCTGAGCAATCAAGGGATGAGTGGGGGTGATGCGCTTAAAGCATTGGTGTTTCTCACGATTCTGATCACCGTTTTTGTGC is part of the Leptolyngbya boryana PCC 6306 genome and harbors:
- a CDS encoding cation:proton antiporter; this translates as MEDSLTLTVLISTTVGVGIGAQVIARYLQIPSIVFLLLLGLALGSSGLRWIDPSLLGSGLEVIVSLSIAIILFEGGLSLQIRDLRSVSISLRNLITIGVAITLVGGAIAAHTWLDFPWSIAFLYASLVVVTGPTVVTPLLKLVGVERRVATLLEGEGILIDPIGAILAVITLNIVLSGKAVPLVLSNTAIPLLILKGLLLRLGIGVAIGLIFGSLLSLLLKQSKILPQELKNLIVLAVVWGSFSLAQALRSESGLLAVVIIGIVLRAAATPDERLLRQFNEQLGILTNSVLFILLAADLSIEQLFDLGQEGVIVVLALMLIVRPINVLISTWNRGFSWQQQFFLSWVAPRGIVAASMASLFAISLSNQGMSGGDALKALVFLTILITVFVQGVTAGWIARWLGLHTNQVRTVIVGGDSFARLLSRLLQQKGEAAMLIDFDVNTTNLEPIDENPALSDRLNLEELEAEGISSFSSFLALSSSPEVNGILAQRAAELFRPDLIAILSPSPLGDGNSLSAITPGIQAAFAPQIPLDQWNQWLDQDEAQVVEIVLRSPTLAAQQAELQTLIASNNLMPLIVERNQEVRIVISNEEWQAGDRITCLLHKSADAMISLEKSPFVKVALNTSEWQMVAKTN